From a region of the Synechococcus sp. RS9916 genome:
- the bioD gene encoding dethiobiotin synthase: MTSAPPGAAPLQLVVCGTDTDVGKTVVSALLVQGLQAKYWKPVQSGLEQGGDRQWLTQLLQLPKQRWIPEAYAFQAPVSPHWAAEQENCCIDPDQLSLPSTTEPLVVETAGGVMVPLSRNWLQIEQLERWQLPIVLVGRSGLGTLNHTLLSLEALHRRGLTVLGLVLNGPAHADNPRTLEQLGGVPVLAQLPPLNPLTAESLDQQWRQQQLGPKFEALHSSRSTCP; this comes from the coding sequence ATGACCTCCGCCCCCCCTGGCGCGGCCCCACTGCAGCTGGTGGTCTGCGGCACCGACACCGATGTGGGCAAGACCGTCGTCAGCGCGCTGCTGGTGCAGGGCCTGCAGGCCAAGTACTGGAAACCAGTGCAAAGTGGACTGGAGCAAGGAGGCGATCGACAGTGGCTGACCCAATTGCTCCAACTTCCCAAACAACGCTGGATTCCTGAGGCCTATGCGTTTCAGGCACCGGTCTCACCCCACTGGGCTGCCGAGCAGGAAAACTGCTGCATCGACCCAGACCAGTTGAGCCTGCCCTCAACGACAGAGCCGTTGGTGGTTGAAACAGCTGGCGGCGTGATGGTGCCCCTGAGCCGCAACTGGCTACAGATCGAGCAGCTGGAACGCTGGCAGCTGCCGATCGTGCTGGTTGGCCGAAGCGGCCTTGGCACGCTCAATCACACCCTGTTGAGCCTCGAAGCCCTACACCGCCGCGGCCTGACCGTGCTGGGACTCGTCCTCAACGGACCCGCCCATGCCGACAACCCCCGCACCCTCGAACAACTGGGGGGTGTTCCCGTGCTGGCGCAACTACCTCCGCTGAATCCCCTCACCGCCGAAAGCCTTGATCAACAGTGGCGGCAGCAGCAACTCGGCCCTAAGTTCGAAGCACTGCATTCCAGCCGGTCCACCTGCCCATGA
- a CDS encoding J domain-containing protein encodes MSSAQSHYERLGVAPEADALTLRQAFRRRSKALHPDTTALPAAEAARQFQKLREAYDLLQDPRQRAAYDAGLAAADQVSPVPTPSPVAQRHSDGWGHVGERRPLSGGEWWALVLLVLALAFCLLLGLGGAWARGLELQVQPSWMVAEQTSPQPLNRARSDEPPAARPDAPEPAFVAGP; translated from the coding sequence TTGAGCAGCGCACAGAGCCACTACGAACGTCTTGGTGTGGCCCCAGAGGCCGATGCGTTGACGCTGCGTCAAGCCTTTCGTCGTCGCAGCAAAGCCCTTCATCCCGACACCACTGCATTGCCTGCAGCCGAGGCGGCTCGGCAGTTCCAGAAGCTGCGTGAGGCGTATGACCTGCTGCAGGATCCACGCCAGAGGGCTGCCTATGACGCAGGGTTGGCTGCAGCGGATCAGGTTTCACCTGTCCCAACCCCTTCGCCGGTTGCTCAGCGTCATTCCGATGGCTGGGGGCACGTGGGTGAACGTCGCCCCTTATCCGGCGGCGAGTGGTGGGCTTTGGTGCTCTTGGTGCTGGCCCTGGCGTTTTGTCTCCTGCTGGGGCTCGGTGGTGCCTGGGCCCGGGGCTTGGAACTTCAGGTGCAGCCCAGTTGGATGGTGGCGGAGCAGACTTCTCCTCAGCCTCTGAACCGCGCCCGCAGCGATGAGCCCCCTGCCGCCCGCCCAGACGCCCCTGAACCAGCATTCGTTGCGGGCCCTTGA
- the rsmG gene encoding 16S rRNA (guanine(527)-N(7))-methyltransferase RsmG produces the protein MPTPPTYSVPGPALWEALGWTPSAEQRHQFEALQQELLRWNARVNLTRLLEREDFWIAQILDSLWPLQDELRTPNAPRRCIDVGTGGGFPGLAVAIALPGAQLTLVDSVGRKTAAVLAMAEAIGLKERVRIRTERVELTGRDRGCRGQFDLAMARAVAAAPVVAEYLVPLLQPQGEALLYRGRWDQTDQRELEQALLALKARIRFQEGRELPAGKGMRHQFRLQPTAPCPKAYPRAIGLPAKLPLGSTPS, from the coding sequence ATGCCGACCCCGCCCACCTACAGCGTTCCAGGTCCGGCCCTCTGGGAGGCCCTGGGCTGGACGCCGTCTGCGGAGCAGCGACATCAGTTCGAAGCACTGCAGCAGGAACTGCTGCGCTGGAACGCACGCGTCAATCTCACCCGACTGCTGGAACGGGAGGACTTCTGGATCGCACAGATCCTCGACAGCCTCTGGCCCCTGCAGGACGAATTGCGAACCCCGAACGCACCGCGACGATGCATTGATGTGGGCACCGGTGGCGGTTTCCCGGGTCTGGCCGTCGCCATCGCCTTGCCGGGAGCCCAGCTCACGCTGGTCGATTCAGTCGGGCGCAAAACCGCAGCCGTGCTGGCGATGGCCGAGGCCATCGGCCTCAAGGAACGGGTCCGCATCCGCACCGAACGGGTGGAACTCACCGGCCGTGACCGCGGCTGTCGGGGCCAGTTCGATCTCGCCATGGCACGGGCTGTTGCCGCCGCTCCCGTGGTGGCCGAATACCTGGTCCCCCTGCTGCAACCCCAGGGTGAGGCGCTTCTGTATCGGGGCCGCTGGGATCAAACCGACCAACGCGAGCTCGAGCAGGCCTTGCTGGCACTCAAAGCCAGAATTCGATTCCAGGAAGGACGCGAACTCCCCGCCGGAAAAGGGATGCGCCATCAGTTCCGGTTGCAGCCCACAGCTCCCTGCCCCAAGGCCTACCCACGGGCCATTGGCCTGCCGGCGAAACTGCCACTGGGTTCAACACCTAGTTAG
- a CDS encoding DUF3143 domain-containing protein, whose amino-acid sequence MRALETWLADLGAVRSDQDACLWQWSQPLWSAQIRLDQEDLQVIWLQDGATSQRSFPYGLSRLDIEAAMRAGP is encoded by the coding sequence TTGCGGGCCCTTGAGACCTGGCTGGCCGATCTCGGCGCCGTGCGCAGTGACCAGGATGCCTGCCTCTGGCAGTGGTCACAACCGCTCTGGTCAGCCCAGATCCGACTGGATCAGGAGGACCTTCAGGTGATCTGGCTCCAGGATGGAGCGACCTCTCAGCGCAGCTTCCCCTACGGCCTGTCTCGTCTGGATATCGAAGCGGCGATGCGGGCGGGGCCTTGA